A stretch of the Actinotalea sp. JY-7876 genome encodes the following:
- a CDS encoding polysaccharide biosynthesis tyrosine autokinase — translation MELQDYIAVLRKRWRSILLIALLTIGTAVGITLAMTPTYEARAQVFVSVRAGGTTSDLVQGSNFTQRQVKSYTDLATSPRVLIPVIEQLELDTTPDALAETVTADNPLDTVLINITATSRSPELAADVANATSESLATQVTALEKPDGAPSPVQISPVRSASAQLEPASPNVKINLALGAGVGLALGFGLALLRELLDTRVRTEADLRKVSTTSVVATITQDDSAAKSPLLTVANPHSQRSESFRRLRTNLQFLDVTDDLQTMVVTSSLPGEGKSTTAINLAITLADAGTKVLLVDADLRRPSVAKYMELEGSVGLTTVLIGRAAVEDVVQPWGNGHLHVLPSGQIPPNPSELLGSRTMADLLAMLSMRYDVVIIDTPPLLPVTDAAILARLTGGAIVVVGAHLIHQNELKQSLGALQTVGARVLGLVLNRVPAKSAGSYAYYDYSPLEPTSEAKRSRRMSARAAEEARTVQASTPPRDPERVSRRASRKDPRPEGSVEAFFGPSPTASGSSRWPGGPLSADREE, via the coding sequence ATGGAACTTCAGGACTACATCGCGGTGCTGCGGAAGCGCTGGCGGTCGATCCTGCTCATCGCGCTGCTCACGATCGGCACCGCGGTGGGAATCACCCTCGCGATGACTCCGACCTACGAGGCGCGGGCTCAGGTCTTCGTGTCGGTCCGCGCGGGGGGAACGACATCGGACCTCGTCCAAGGCAGCAACTTCACGCAGCGCCAGGTCAAGTCGTACACGGATCTGGCCACGAGCCCTAGGGTCCTGATCCCCGTGATCGAGCAGCTGGAGCTCGACACGACTCCAGACGCGCTCGCAGAGACCGTCACGGCGGACAACCCCCTCGACACGGTTCTGATCAACATCACCGCAACGAGCCGGAGCCCGGAGTTGGCCGCCGACGTGGCGAACGCAACTTCCGAGAGCTTGGCGACTCAGGTGACGGCGCTCGAGAAGCCAGATGGCGCTCCGTCGCCGGTTCAGATCAGTCCCGTGCGGTCTGCCTCCGCCCAACTCGAGCCCGCGAGCCCGAATGTGAAGATCAACCTCGCCCTCGGCGCTGGCGTGGGCCTGGCGCTTGGGTTTGGCCTGGCTCTGCTGCGAGAACTCCTTGACACACGCGTACGCACCGAGGCTGACCTGCGAAAGGTATCGACCACCTCTGTTGTGGCAACCATCACCCAGGATGACAGCGCAGCGAAGTCCCCGCTCCTGACGGTGGCAAACCCGCACAGTCAACGCTCGGAGTCCTTCCGCCGATTGCGAACGAACCTCCAGTTTCTGGACGTGACGGATGATCTCCAGACGATGGTGGTGACTTCGTCACTCCCCGGAGAGGGAAAATCGACCACCGCCATCAACCTCGCGATCACGCTCGCGGACGCGGGGACCAAGGTCCTCTTGGTCGACGCTGATCTACGGCGTCCATCCGTCGCCAAGTACATGGAACTCGAGGGCAGCGTCGGCCTGACGACCGTACTCATCGGTCGCGCCGCGGTGGAGGACGTCGTTCAGCCCTGGGGGAACGGGCACCTGCACGTGCTTCCGTCCGGCCAGATCCCACCAAATCCGAGCGAGCTGCTGGGCTCGCGCACCATGGCCGACCTCCTCGCCATGCTGAGTATGCGATACGACGTTGTGATCATCGACACGCCGCCGCTGCTACCGGTTACGGACGCGGCGATCCTCGCGCGGCTCACGGGGGGCGCGATTGTGGTGGTCGGGGCGCACCTAATTCACCAGAACGAGCTGAAGCAGTCACTGGGTGCCCTTCAGACCGTGGGGGCCCGCGTCCTTGGGCTGGTCCTGAACCGCGTCCCCGCGAAGAGCGCTGGGAGCTACGCCTACTACGACTACTCGCCTCTTGAGCCGACGAGCGAGGCAAAGCGGAGTCGGCGGATGTCTGCGCGTGCCGCCGAGGAAGCCAGGACGGTCCAAGCGAGCACACCGCCGCGCGACCCCGAG